TCGCTTAGTTAATTAGTGTATTTATGGTTGCCCTGTGTATTTAATCTCAATAAATTTACTATAATTGATCAATGTAGATTAAAGATATTAAGTAAAAATAATTAATTTTCACACATTCAAAGAATTAATTTAAAAATCCTGAGCAAGTAATGACGTTTAATCGTTTTAAGTATTAACCTGTGAATATTGAGATTAATAATATATCCATTAAATAGCGGTCATGGCTAAAATTATCGTTACTGGAGCAGCAGGATTTATTGGTTCTCACCTTGTAGAAGCCTTACTAGAACAAGGTGAAGAAGTAATCGGGATTGATGAATTCAATGATTACTACGATCCGATGTTGAAGCACAAGAATATTGCACACTTACGCTCGTCGCCGAATTTTACCTTAATTGAAGCAGATATTCAGTTTTTAGATTGGCAGACACTACTCAAAGATGTTGATGTTGTTTACCATCAAGCAGCACAAGCAGGGGTAAGAGCAAGTTGGGGTCGAGGTTTCCGTTTTTATACAGAACGCAATATCAGCGCTACACAAGTTTTGCTAGAAGCAGCAAAGGATGCTAAAGACCTAAAAAGATTAGTATTTGCCTCAACCTCAAGTGTATACGGTGATGCTGAAACTTTGCCCACCCACGAAGGAATTTGCCCGCAACCAGTTTCTCCTTACGGGATTACCAAGTTAGCGGCTGAGCGTTTATGTGGTCTGTATCATAAAAACTTTGGTGTGCCTTATGTGGCATTGCGGTATTTCACAGTATATGGCCCCAAACAGCGCCCTGATATGGGATTTCATAAATTTTTCAAATCTATTTTGCAAGATGAGGCAATTTCTATTTACGGTGATGGACAACAAACGCGGGACTTTACATTTGTTAGCGATGCGATCGCTGCCAACTTAGCTGCTGCTACTGTACCTCAAGCTGTGGGGGAAATCATCAATATTGGCGGCGGCAGCAGGGTAGTTTTATCAGAAGTCCTAGACACGATGGCAGAAATCACTGGCAAACCAATCAAAAAGAACTACATAGAAAAGGCTATGGGAGATGCACGGCATACTGCTGCTGATGTATCTAAAGCGCGGAAAATTCTTGAATATAAACCAAAAGTTTCCCTAACGGAGGGTTTAACGCAGGAATGGCAGTGGATTAAATCTTTGTATGCCTGATAACATCATCTGCACAGTTTGAAGAGAATCTTGAGCGCAGTTCCTACTAGTAACGAAGTTTAGGTGGGGAAGCGGGGAACCAGTATCAGCTGGCGTTTAGGTCAGCTACAATATTGGTGCTAGGTATTGGTATGGCGAAATTATGGGTGACAAACATTTTTTCAGAGTGCTTTGAGGCGAAAGTTCCAACCGCATACTGAGAACGCCAGTAACTCCCGGAACGTTACCTACTGGCTACTCCCTAACGCCACTTGCACTCAACGAGGGAACTTGTGCAACACAGGGCTACCTCCCTATTTTCAAAACAGAAGATAAGACAGTTTGAGCCTCGTTTATCTTTCTTCATATAGTTATGTTTATTAGTGCCTTTGCGTTTATACCCAAAGTCACTTGTTGCTAAATATTAAAAATAATTGAAATCTTACCCAACTGATACCATTTCTTTGTCAAGCTGCAATATATTCACCCACTAAGTAGCACCGTTCCACGTCACTTCTCTAAGCGCTATTAACCCGTGCAGGAGAGTGACTTGCCTTGTTAAAAACGAGGCAGGTTAATTTCTGAAAGTTTTGAAAAATACTAAGTTTTTTGTTGCAAAAATACCACACTAGCAAGTGATATAAAAGTCACAACATAATGATGATATTACCAGTTACTACCTTAGCATTGCTGTCTACTTTGACACTCGCTCCCGTTCCTGAGACAACGGAGCCATCTTTATCTTCTACTGCTGCTGTGGCAAATATTTTACCAGCCGATACAGCAGTAGTGGGGTTGGTTAATACAAAAGGAGAAACCTGGGCAAGCTTAAATCGCTTTCAACTGTTTAAAACAGCTTTTGCAGCAGCATCACAATTTTTACCAACCACCTTCACGTTTGACTATGCAAAAGATATTGAGTCTTGGTTGGGAGATCAAGTGGCGTTTGCATTCATGCCAAAAGTTGGATCTACTACTGCCACCATAGATTCTAGTTTTCTGTTGGTGGCTCCGGTAAAGGATAACACACGTTTGCAGCCGTTTTTGGAAAAACTCAAAACAGACACGCCACGGGTAACGGTGCGGCAATACAAGGGAATTACGATATTGGAATGGAAGGAGCTTGAAGTAGCTCCACCCAAAAACACACTACCCTCTTCGGTGCGAAAACTCAAGTCTTCTTCTGGGCCGGAGTTGACGAAGCCCAATTCCTTAACGAGGAAACGTAGTCTTGCGATCGCCACTTTCCCAGGATATGTTGTTACGGGCATCACTGCTCAACCTATTGAACAGTTAATTGATGCTTTAGAGGCAAATAGCACTTTAGCACAGAATCCCCAATTTCAGCAGACATTTCAACAGTCCCAATCTGATCAAGTGCTGTTTACAATTTACGAAAACTTAGCTACCTTTGTTCCCTTAATCAACGACATCTCTAAAGATCCAAGTTTGTCTGTTCCCGTCTTTGGTGCTGGCAAAATCGATCTCGAAGAATTAAAAGAATACGCCAGTGTAGATGGCTTTGTGAGCGTACAACCAGAAGGACTGCGCTTGCAAATCAATGCCCACCGTCCAATATTAAAATCTAAACAAGATAAAGTTAATACAAAGAAAGCCGAAACTATATTAGATCGGATGCCTGGTGCCACCTACTCTGCTTTTACTGGTCGCGATCTCAACTTCCAATGGCAACAGCTAGCTAAAGGATTCAGTAGCGAACCTCAACTCAAAGATTATCTAGAAAAGTTCCGTGCTTTTTTCCGTAGTAGTACAGGACTAGATTTCGACAAGGACATCTTAGGTTGGATGGATGGCGACTACGGCTTTTTCTTTTTTCCCACAAAGGGGGGTTTATTTAGATTGGCAAGCCCCGACTTTAATTTAGGGATGGGCTTGGCTGTGCAAACAAGTAACCGAACCGCAGCAGATACAACTCTTAACAAGTTAAATGAATTTGTCCAATCTTTCATGCTGGGGGCAGTGGTAGTTAACACTCATAACATTAAAGGTCAACCTGTGACTAGTTGGGATCTAGGAGGTAATTCATCCCAGAGCTTGCTTGCCTATAGTTGGGTAGATGAGAATACCGTCATTGTGGCAACTGGATTTGGGGCAATTGCAGATTTAGTGCCTCAGCCTTATATTTTGTTACCTACGACTTATAATTTCAAGAATGCGACTAATTCTTTACCATATCCCAACCACGGATATTTTTATGTAAATATGGGGTCTTTCTTATCATGGGTTTACGGTTTTATGCCGTCGGTATTTAATAACCAAGACTTCCAATCTTTCAAACAGATTTTGGGATCAGTTTACAGTATTAGTGCCACGACTTCTACAACGACAGAGCGAGAACAATTCGATATTTTGCTTGTTTTGGCTCCCGTTAGAAGCAAATAAGCAGGGGGGCAGGGGGGCAGAGGGGCAGGGGGGCAGGGGGGCAGGGGGCAGGGGGGCAGGGGGGCAGGGGGGCAGGGGTAAGAAAATTTGTATCAGTAATTGAGTGAAATGGTACAAAGAATTATGGGGTTGCTGATTGATGGGATGAATTTTGTTTCGCACAAAGGCAAGGCAGCGCGGTCTTGGGGGTTTCCACGCCACTTCCTTCAAGTCGGCAGAGCCGCCCAACGGAGTGGCTCCCCATGAGCGACTGCCGCGCAAAGGCTTCTTTGCGCGAAAAATACGCCTTTATCCTTGATCAAAAATCTCAATTCATCCCGCATTTATGCAACGCCAGAATTATTTTCCTTGTCTCCTCATCTCCCCTGCTCCCCTGCTCCCCTGCTCCCCTGCTCCCCATCTCCCCTGCTCCCCTGCTCCCCTGCTCCCCATCCCCCCTGCTCCCCTGCTCCCCACCCCCCCACCTTACTTCCACAAAGACTCGTTATGCACAAGCTTGCTCTCAAAGCGGCTATAAACAATTTGGGTAGGATACCAAGAAGAAAACCAGTATAAATCTTGAATAACTTTGTAAGAAGCGTTGGCTGTTAACTCAAACTGCACTAAGGCTAAATTATTAAATCCAACGACTTCTCGCCCATCTTGAAACCGGGGAGATTTCCAAAACATCAGACGCTGTAACCATCGCCATTTGTAATTTTTGGCTTTTTCTTGGGGAGTCAACAGCCAGGGCAAATTAGCTCCAAACTCAGGCAGATGAGTGCTTTGTCGAGGAATCCACTCTAGGGCACAAACCCAGTCGGGTTTGATTCGCGGCTGTGGCTGGCGGCGCAATAGCTTCGCTTTTTGTTCTATCATATTCGGTGGATGAGACCAGCCGATCCAACGTCGCACTTTTTCGGGTAAAAGCCAGTCTTTCAGCCGTGTATGCAAAATGCGAGTAATAGTCTCTTCGTTCTTCAATGCACTGGCGGTTAACTGGACTAAGACAGATTTCGCTTGAGAATCTGAATCAGTGGTTAAATAAGACATGCGAACAACAGAACTATAGTGAATATCTCCAGACAAAACCACAACTTGCTGGCGTTGGTCAAAGAGAATAGTTAAAAATTCTGCCAATGCTTCTAAATTAATGTTCCAAGCATCCCCAACATCTGTAGAAAACACTTGATCCCGTTCCAGCTGCCAATGGTGAATCCAATCAATTATTTGCAATCCAAATAGATTGGTAGGTGCAATTAGCAATGTGGTTTGCATCCCAGATGCTTGTTGTAAAGGTAGCAAGACTTGACGGTCAAAGGCTTGTGGACATAGGAGCATAGGAGGTGCAGTTGTTTTTTTGTCAACCGGGTAGCCTCGCCATGTACGTGTATCTAAAACAATCACTTCATGGCAATGACTTTGTACCGTATAGTGCCAGGTAAGTGCTTCTGGGTCTCGCTTGAGGATAAATACGGAGCCATCTTTGACAAACTCAGGTAAACCAGTATGTGGGTTAGTGGGTGGCATTCCTAGATAACGAGCGATCGCATCATCAGCAGCTGCATCCGTTCCTTGGGAAGCAGACCAGTCTTGAGCCGCTGCCAATAATTTTTCTCCAGATTCACCAACTTCAAATTGATTAGGTGTATTACCCCATGCCTGAAAAACTGCGTAAGCTAACAAAGCATTTTGCACAGTTCGTTGCCCCAAGGGTCGCCCCAGTACCCGTAGACACCATGCTTGATTGAGGTTCCAGTCATCGCTAACATCATGGTCATCAAAGATGTTATATACGGGAATATTTGCCAGCGCCCGGCGCACTTTCCAGAGGGTGCGGATAAATTGCTGCATTGTGCGAACTTGCCGATCCCATTGCCGACTCAGTTTACCACTACTCACCATTTCCCGTCCCTTGGGGAAAGTGTCAGGCCAGCACATCGGCGACCAAGCTAATAAGTAAGATGCGTAATACTCGCCAAGGCTGAGGAGGTGACTGGCAACTTTGGCATGTTTATGGTCTAATCCTGCGGTGAAGCCGGCTTGGTGAGTCACTACCTCAGCCCGATGTCCGGGAAGTAACTGCTTGGGTTTGTAATAGGCAACATCTGTGGCTTGCTTTTGAACCATTGGTAGTTGCTCTTCCCAACCTAGCAGCGCGTCACCAAGCATAGTAGACACCCACAACAACGGTTCAGCAACATCATCTCCATAAATTTGGTCGCCAGTCAGGAAAAGTTGATGGGGGCGCAGGCGGGGCTGATTTGCAGTTTCTTCAATCAGACAATCTAAGATGGGTAGTGCATCAAACCCATGTCCATGAGGTTTGCGACAGGAACCATGCACAATCCGTAAATCTTCCAGACGCAAGGGTGGGAGAACAAATGTTGGTTTTTGATGTGCAAAATAGCTGATGTTAACAGTAGGAAAGCGGTTGGAGAGCAAGGCTTGTTGCAAAGTTTGCTGAGTCTGAGAAGTCTGGTTAGTGAATTGCAGGTCGTAAGCGTAGATGCGATCGCTACTCAAACATTGCCTCTCTGTAAATCGAGCTGTGACTGCCACAATATGCAGCGATTTTCCCAAAGCAACAGTAGAGCGACTTCCCTCCAGTAAAGAAGCTCCTAAAACCGTACCCTCATTTGTAGTGTCATAAACCTTGAGTTCTACTTGACAAGGCAATTTCAGGGCTACCCAAACCGTAACCGATTCCGGTTCTATATGTTTTAAAATTGGCCCCGCTAAAATTAGCGGCATGTCCTGTAAAAACTCATCCCCAGATTGATAGTTCATTGCAAACTGGCACAAACTGTTTAACAAATAGCAGTATTATCGCAAATCCCTATCCATCATTGAGCGATCGCAAAAGTTTTCGGTCTACTGACTGTTGATTCTCCTACCATTAACATGTCCGTGATCGCATCCGGATTGATATTCTTCATTTGCTAAAAGTAGAATTTGCGCTCGCAGAGAAAACACGAGCAGAATTTTTACTTTTTTTAGTTAAATCCAATAGTTGACAATGTTCTTTTTGAGTTAGGTTAACAGGATATTTAGCTGACATACTTTGAAAAAGGTTTTTATACTATTACCTCATTTACAGCTAAACCTGCCCAAATAAATTTGGTGGACTAATAGTAAGTGTCTATTTATTTACGAAAACACTTATTCGGTTAAGTGGGAAAAGTGGGAAAAGTGGGAAAAGTGGGATATTTTGTAGTAACCCTTGATTTTATTGTTGATAAGTTGTAATTTAATATCTAGTACATAGCAACCGTGAAGATTTAAGGTAATTGCACATTTTATTAAAGTCTTTAAGGTGCATAACTATACTCAATACAAGTAAAAAATAGAGGACTCATGAACAACTTTAAAATTTCTGATTTCCAATCAACGTCAAACGAATTGTGTGAAGCTCTAGATGATGAACAACTTGACAATATCATAGGGGGTACAACCTCTGATGTAGTAGGAGAAGTCGAAAATACATATGACAATATTGGACTCTTTTTCGTGGCGTTAGGCGTGACATCAAGAGAACTAAGAGAGGGCTTAGGGAGAATAGTATTCGGTTCTTAGTCGCGGGAATGTACAAACCTATTCATACACTCTTTGAACTGTTATAGAAATCCACAGTTATTCTCATTAATCTAAGATTAATGAGTGTTTAGTCTTTCAAAAAAGACGGTTATTGAAGCGATTTCTAAATAACTTGTGATAAATGTAACACTCAAGTTTGTGCTACATTTATCATGTATAAACTATTCAATACTTCATTGTAAGCAATATTTAAAAAGTCTTATTAATATCCTGTACTGCTTGATGGATTTAGGTTGTATTTCGCCTAAAAAATGGAATTAAAAATAAGATACTTTTCTGTAAGTGCCTTATCTCGATCTGCCATCAATAATAAATTTAATATTAATTATTTTTTTGGTATCTCTAAAGTAAACGGAAATCTGGAATGGAAAATCGCAAAGTTTTTCTAGTACTGTTTTTGAGTGTATTTATAGATTTGATTGGTTAAGGTAACTGCTACTGCTGATGCTCACGAATCTGCGCTTTGACAATAGGTTTTTTGTGATCAGGGGTCTCTAAATAGTATTTGCTATCAAAATGTTTAATAATTTAAATTCCCAATTGAGTAGTACGCTGCTTTCCTTCGCACCCTTAGCAGCTTTGGCTAGGGGACTTGCCCGAAAACGGATCATCAAGCGGGCAAGATCTTTAGGGGTAGATTGGCATGGGCAAGTACAAAAGCTACCTTTGAGCAAATGGAAAGAAAATTTTACGCAAATACGCAATCCGGATATAAACTATCCTTCCTATTACACCAAATCTTTCCACAGTTATGAAAGGGGCAATCTCTGTTGGGAGTCTGCTATCGAGCAAGAAATTGCAACTCAAATGTTGTCCTATCAAACTTTTTCAGAGGCTCCTGGAGTTAAGGGGGATACCAAATTACGACAAAACTACCATGATTTTCTCAAGGCACAAATTACCAAAGCACCAAGGGATATTTTAGACCTGGGTTGTGGTGTTGGCTTGAGTACATTTGCTATTCAGGAAGCGTACCCTAATGCTAA
Above is a window of Nostoc sp. UHCC 0702 DNA encoding:
- a CDS encoding class I SAM-dependent methyltransferase gives rise to the protein MFNNLNSQLSSTLLSFAPLAALARGLARKRIIKRARSLGVDWHGQVQKLPLSKWKENFTQIRNPDINYPSYYTKSFHSYERGNLCWESAIEQEIATQMLSYQTFSEAPGVKGDTKLRQNYHDFLKAQITKAPRDILDLGCGVGLSTFAIQEAYPNAKVIGLDMSPYFLSVAHHNPFRRNFRQINWIHGDAESTGLPDTSFDLISAFFMLHELPREVTMKILREAYRLLRPNGHFAFMDINPKAKFFSKMSLDLWLLFKSGEPWLDEYLTLDVEQTMVGAGFTAPKVAWISPRHLSVLAQRLEF
- a CDS encoding PhoD-like phosphatase: MNYQSGDEFLQDMPLILAGPILKHIEPESVTVWVALKLPCQVELKVYDTTNEGTVLGASLLEGSRSTVALGKSLHIVAVTARFTERQCLSSDRIYAYDLQFTNQTSQTQQTLQQALLSNRFPTVNISYFAHQKPTFVLPPLRLEDLRIVHGSCRKPHGHGFDALPILDCLIEETANQPRLRPHQLFLTGDQIYGDDVAEPLLWVSTMLGDALLGWEEQLPMVQKQATDVAYYKPKQLLPGHRAEVVTHQAGFTAGLDHKHAKVASHLLSLGEYYASYLLAWSPMCWPDTFPKGREMVSSGKLSRQWDRQVRTMQQFIRTLWKVRRALANIPVYNIFDDHDVSDDWNLNQAWCLRVLGRPLGQRTVQNALLAYAVFQAWGNTPNQFEVGESGEKLLAAAQDWSASQGTDAAADDAIARYLGMPPTNPHTGLPEFVKDGSVFILKRDPEALTWHYTVQSHCHEVIVLDTRTWRGYPVDKKTTAPPMLLCPQAFDRQVLLPLQQASGMQTTLLIAPTNLFGLQIIDWIHHWQLERDQVFSTDVGDAWNINLEALAEFLTILFDQRQQVVVLSGDIHYSSVVRMSYLTTDSDSQAKSVLVQLTASALKNEETITRILHTRLKDWLLPEKVRRWIGWSHPPNMIEQKAKLLRRQPQPRIKPDWVCALEWIPRQSTHLPEFGANLPWLLTPQEKAKNYKWRWLQRLMFWKSPRFQDGREVVGFNNLALVQFELTANASYKVIQDLYWFSSWYPTQIVYSRFESKLVHNESLWK
- a CDS encoding NAD-dependent epimerase/dehydratase family protein; the encoded protein is MAKIIVTGAAGFIGSHLVEALLEQGEEVIGIDEFNDYYDPMLKHKNIAHLRSSPNFTLIEADIQFLDWQTLLKDVDVVYHQAAQAGVRASWGRGFRFYTERNISATQVLLEAAKDAKDLKRLVFASTSSVYGDAETLPTHEGICPQPVSPYGITKLAAERLCGLYHKNFGVPYVALRYFTVYGPKQRPDMGFHKFFKSILQDEAISIYGDGQQTRDFTFVSDAIAANLAAATVPQAVGEIINIGGGSRVVLSEVLDTMAEITGKPIKKNYIEKAMGDARHTAADVSKARKILEYKPKVSLTEGLTQEWQWIKSLYA
- a CDS encoding DUF3352 domain-containing protein, which produces MILPVTTLALLSTLTLAPVPETTEPSLSSTAAVANILPADTAVVGLVNTKGETWASLNRFQLFKTAFAAASQFLPTTFTFDYAKDIESWLGDQVAFAFMPKVGSTTATIDSSFLLVAPVKDNTRLQPFLEKLKTDTPRVTVRQYKGITILEWKELEVAPPKNTLPSSVRKLKSSSGPELTKPNSLTRKRSLAIATFPGYVVTGITAQPIEQLIDALEANSTLAQNPQFQQTFQQSQSDQVLFTIYENLATFVPLINDISKDPSLSVPVFGAGKIDLEELKEYASVDGFVSVQPEGLRLQINAHRPILKSKQDKVNTKKAETILDRMPGATYSAFTGRDLNFQWQQLAKGFSSEPQLKDYLEKFRAFFRSSTGLDFDKDILGWMDGDYGFFFFPTKGGLFRLASPDFNLGMGLAVQTSNRTAADTTLNKLNEFVQSFMLGAVVVNTHNIKGQPVTSWDLGGNSSQSLLAYSWVDENTVIVATGFGAIADLVPQPYILLPTTYNFKNATNSLPYPNHGYFYVNMGSFLSWVYGFMPSVFNNQDFQSFKQILGSVYSISATTSTTTEREQFDILLVLAPVRSK